The stretch of DNA GGCTGCGACGTGGTAGGCATTGATGAGGCCCAGTTCTTTGATGAGTCATTGGTAGAGGTGTGCGTGCAGCTGGCCAACCAGGGCACCCGCGTAATTGTGGCCGGTCTGGATATGGACTTTCTGGGCAAGCCCTTTGGGCCCATGCCGGCCCTTATGGCCGTAGCTGAGTTTGTGACCAAGGTGCACGCCATCTGTGTGTGCTGCGGCGAAATTGCGTCCTACTCGTTCCGGGTTGCTGCTTCCGAAGACAAGATTCTGCTGGGGGAAACCGACGCGTACGAAGCCCGCTGCCGCTACTGCTTTCAGGAGGGCATGAAGGAGAAAACCACCGAGCCCGTAGCCAAGGCCGCCGTACGCTAGGCCAGTGCACGGCGCGTGCAGCAGCACACGGCGCAAAAGTGGCCAAGCGCAGCGCGGAGCCTGCTATTGGAGCCAATTGGCTGCCTGCACTAAAGGCGGCGGCGCGTCGTTACCTTGCTGATTCTTTACGGGTCGCAACTACCTGCCCATGATTCTACTAGTACGCCTGCACCGGGTAGTAATCAGCCTGGTCTTTTTGCTGATAACAGTTACTGCAGCGCTAGGCCAGGCAACGGCGGGCTTCGGCGACTGGCAACTGCATCTGCCCATTAACCGGGCCAAGGCCCTGGCCGATGTTGGTAACCGCGTGTACGTTGCTACCGAAGATGCTTTCTTCTATTTTGACAAGGAGCTAACCACTACCCGGCTGCTCTCCCGCCGCGACGGATTGCATGATGTTGGGGTGAGTACCCTGGCCTACGATTCCGTGACTCAGCAGGTAGTAGTGGCCTACCGCTCTGGTAACCTTGATCTGCTGCGCTTGTCTGATGGGGCCATTCTCAACCTGAATGATATTGCCCGCAAGGAGCTGCCGGGAGCCAAAACTATCAACCAAATCAGCATCAACAACAAAACGGCTTACCTGGCGTGCAGCTTCGGGATAGTGGCGGTTGATTTGGTTAAGCTCGAAATTCGGGACTCGTACACCAATATTGGGCCAGGCGGTACGGTTGTGGAAGTGTACTCCACAGCTGCCGCCAACGGCGTGCTGGTTGCCGCCACCTCGGCCGGGGTGCTGCGGGCCCGCCTCACCGACAACCTACTCGACTACCGCGTTTGGGTTACTGATTTTGCCCCGCGCGCCGGTAGCCCTTTCCGGACCCTGGGCACCCACAACGGCGTAGTGTACCTGGGCATAAACGGCGACCAGCTTTATGGCTATAACCCCAGCCAGCCGGCACAGGGGTGGCGGCCCGTAGCGGGAGTAACTGCGGTTGAGTTTCGGCAGCTGGCTTCCTCACGGGCTGGGTTGCTGGTAACGGATAACCAGAAGGTAGTGGTGCTAAATCCGGCTACCGGCGTTGTAACCACCACGCTACGCCCGGCGCTACTCCAAAACCCACGGGCGGCTTTGCGCGCGAAAGATGGCCGCTATTACCTCGCCGACTTTGCCAATGGGCTTCTGCGAGTGTCAGCCGATGGCCAACAAGCCGAGCAGTTCATCACCAACGCCCCCGCCAGTACCAAGTCGTATAGCGTGCTGGCCGACGCTCGTACCAATACGGTAGATATTTTCAGTGGTGCCTACGGCGACCGATACCTGCAGGAGCGCAGTCAGCTGGGTTTTTATGAGTACACTCAGGGGCAGTGGACCAACATCAGCTCCGCAACGCTTACAGGGGCTCAGTACCCCAACCTGCTTGACCCGGTTCGCGGCACCCGTACCCCCGATGGTACGCTGTATGTGGCCAGCTACGGCAACGGACTGCTGGAATGGAAGGGCCCCGGTAATTTCCGGCTGTTTAACCCCACTGCGGGCCTGCCCAACCCATTGCGCAGTACCATTGCTGATCCTTCGTACACCCGCGTGACCGACGTGGCCACCGCCCCCGATGGCAAGGTGTGGGTGGTGAACCGCCATCAGTTGGTAGGCCTCTCGGGCCTGTTTGTGTTTGACCCCGCAGTTAGCACCTGGGCTACTGTGCCCTACTTCAGTGGCAGCGAAAACCTGGAGCGCATCGCATTTGATGACGTGGGGGGCGTGTGGTTGTCGAGGGCGCGGGCTCCTACCGGTACCACCCTGGGCATAGTGGCCTACAACCTCGAAACTCGTACCACGCGCTCCTTCTTGGAGAGTGACGGACTACCCTCCGGAGAAATTTACGACGTAGTGAAAGACCGGCGTGGTGATATTTGGGTGGCTACCATTAAAGGACCCGCCGTTTTTAATGACCCCATCTCCGCCTTCGACCCCAGCAGTGGCTTAGTCTTCCAAACGCCGTTCGTTCGGCGGGGCGAGGGTACCGGGTTTGCGGCCCTGCGTGATGAAGCCGTGCGCGCCATTGCCGTGGATGGCGGCAACCGCAAGTGGTTTGCCACCGACCGGGGCCTGTGGCTGTTTAACGAGGATGCCACCGAGGCCCTGGAGCATTTCACCACCGCCAACAGCCCCTTACCCTCCGACCGCGTGGTGGATGTGGAGGTAAACGATAAAACCGGCGAGGTCTTCGTGGCCACCGATGCCGGCGTAGTGGCCTACCGCGGCTCGGCTACCGTCACGGAGGGTAAACCCAGCTGCGCCAAAGTGTCGCCGAACCCGGTGCGCACCAATTTAACCGGGCAGGTCGGTATCTCGGGCCTGGCCAACAACGCGCAGGTTAAAATCACGGACGTGACGGGCAAGCTGGTGTACCAAACCCGCGCCAGCGGGGGCACCCTGGTCTGGAATCTAACCGACTACAACGGCCGCAAGGTGCAGTCGGGTGTGTACCTGGTTCTCTCCTCAGATGCCGATGGCAAGAACGGCTGCATCAGCAAAGTAGCCGTGGTAGAAAAGTAGGTTGGCTGCCTTATAGTGGCCTACGAGCTGTTTTCGGGGAACGGGTGGGGTAGCGCCGCTTGTTCCTACTCTCTAGGCCAGTAGCGAGTCAGTGTGGCTGCTCCGCCCGCTTTTCCGTACTAAAGACGACGTACCTTCAGTCCTTTACCACATGCTAATCAAGACCCGCGGTATAGTTCTCAACTTCATCCGTTACCGCGAAACCAGCATCATCGCCCGCATCTATACGGAGCGGTTGGGGCTGCAGAGCTACCTCGTGAACGGTGTGCGTAAGGCCAAACCGCCGGGCCGCATTGCGCTCTTTCAGCCTTTCACCATGCTTGATCTGGTGGCCTACACCTCTCGGCAGGGCGGCATTACGCGCCTCTCAGAGTACCGGTGCGCCGAGCCCTTCCGGACGCTGCCCTACGACGTGCGCAAGAGCAGCATTGCTCTGTTTCTCTCGGAGGTAGTGAGCCGCGTGCTGCTGGAGGAAGAAGAAAACGAGCCACTCTTCAGCTTTCTGCATGATTCCATTCTGGCCTTCGACCGGCAGGAGGAGGGGTTTGAGAACTTCGCGCTGGTATTCCTGCTGCAACTCAGCCAGTACTTAGGGTTCGGGCCCGAAACCGGGGAGCAAATTACCTCGCAGGTGGCTTTCGGAGCCGAGGTGCCCGGCTCCATTACCGGGCATGGCCCCACGGTACTGCACTTCCAGGAGTTTGAGCAGTACTTTGACGCCTTACTCCGTGCCCCCGCCACCGCTGAAATCCCGAACGGCCGCGTACGGCGGGAACTGCTGGGTGTGCTCATTCGCTACTACCAGCTGCACGTAGAGCGCCTCGGCGACGTCCGCTCCCTGTCCGTCCTTTCGGAGGTGCTGGCAGAGCTGTAAAGAAGCTATACTGCCAACTAAAAAGCCCTGCTGAGGCATACTCAGCAGGGCTTTTTAGTTGGCAGGCTCACTGTTATTTAACGTTTACCAGCTCCACATCAAAGCGCAGAATAGCGTTGGGTGGTATGTCGCCGCCTGCTCCGCGGGGGCCGTAGGCCAGGGAAGAAGGGATAAGGAGCACCGCTTTGCTGCCTTTATTGAGGAGAGCAATTCCCTGGTCCCAACCCGGAATAACCCGGCCCTGGCCGAGCGGAAACTCAATGGGCTGGTTGCCATTCCGCTCCGATGAATCAAAGACCTTACCGTCTAGCAGCATGCCTTTATATAGCACCGCTACCGTTTGGCCAGGCTGGGGCTTCGCACCCGTGCTGGGCTTCGTGATGACGTAGTACACACCGCCCGGCGCTTTCACCCCTTTCAGCTTGTTCTGCTTGAGGTAGGCCTGAATGCGGGCGTCTTCTTTTATCAGCAGTTCCGCGGCCTGTTGCTTTTGCTTTTCCTGGGCCTGGCGCATCATCTCCTGCGCCTCCTGCATAGCCGCTTCCTGGGTCTGAATCTTATCTACTTTGGCTAGCACCACCAGGGTGTTGCCAGCCTTCCGGATGAAGGGCGGCACCGGCTGGCGGAAAGACTTCGCAAATACGGTATCGGCGTTAAAGCGAAACACGGCGGAGTCGCCGGGTTGCAACAGGGCTACGGCCTCCTCAATACCACCCAGCTGGGCGCGGCGCACCGTATCAAGCGGTACTCTGGCGGGCTGCCCCCCTGGCTGTTGGCGGGAGCTCATGAGTACCGAGTCTTTGCCGGTACGAAACTCCATGTGCAGGCTAATGATTTGCCCAATGCGGCTGGCATAGGTAGGGTCGCCGGTAGGGGCCTGGGCCGCCCGCCGCACGTACTTACCGTTTTCACGGTGATAGATGCGGTACTCAACGCCGGAGCGGAGTCGGTTAAAGCTATTTGGGTCGCCCTGGAAGGACATCAGCGCCGCCAAACCCAGCAGGGCAGGCCAGGCAGTGCGCATACGTGAGAAGGAAAGCATAGAAAGTAAATAAGGCAACAGGCATTCAGAAATGCCTGTTGCAATGCAAAAAAGTAATCGAGCAAAGGCGCAGGAGCTCTAGCTCTAGGTCTCGTAGGGTGTGCAAAGCTTGGCCCCGCCGTCTGCGTAACACAGATCAACGGGGCCAATACGTAGAAGGCTATTTAACCTTCAGAATTTCTACTTCAAATACCAGATCTGTTTGGGGAGGTATTAGGTAGCGGCGGTCGTCATCGGGGTCCCTGACCCCTTTCGCCGCGTAGGCCAGTCGGGCCGGAACCCAGATGCGGGCTCGGCTACCTTCTGGTAGCAGCTGCAAAGCCTCATCCCAGCCCTTGATTACTTCTCCGCGGCCAACCCTGATTTTCAGCGGGCCTCCTTGTTTCACTGAGGCATCAAAGACGTGACCATCAGGCAGAAAGCCTGTGTAGTGCACCGTAACCTTATCCCCGGCTCGGGCCGTGGGACCGGTACCCGGCTGCCGTACCGTATAGCGCAGCCCCGATTGGGTTTGCGTAGCCCGGGCCAGTAGGCTGTCGGTGGGCGCCTGAGCTGGTGTGGTAGGTAGTGACTGCTGGCCTAACACTGGGCTCACGGCTGCCGCTGCTCCCAAGAGCAGCGTGAGGCGCAAGTACCAGTGGCGAGGAAGGTAGGCCATGTAACGGGCTTATTTAACGTCGGTTATTTCCAGGTCAAACAGCAAAGGCGTGTTTGGCGGTATACTGGTCCCACTCCCGGCAGAGCCGTACGCTAAATTTGAGGGAACGAGTAACAGTTTACGGTCACCTTTCCGCATCAGTAGTACAGCCTCCTCCCAGCCCTGAATAACGCTATTTGCACCCGCGGTGAAATTTAAGCAGCCACATGCAGTGCGGTTGTTGCTGGAGTTATCAAATTCTACTCCATCATTGGCTTCACCAATAAACTTGCCCACATACACAGTGGTGACTTTCTGACCGGCCTTGATCAGTGCGTTCGAGGCAGGACCTTCCTTCACGTTAATCAGATAAAGCCCGGTAGAAGTACGTGTGTAAGAGGAACCGGTGATGTTATGACGGGTCAGGTAAGCCTGGATGCTGGCCTCGTCAGCTGCCTTTTGCTGCTCAAGTAACTTTTCAGTTTGTTTGGCAATGCTGCCTTTAGAATCGCAGGCTGAAAGAACCGGCGCGGCAACCAATAGCAGGGCAGCCAAACGGAGCAATAGGGTGGAACGAGTCAGGGAAAATACGTTACGCATGGGGTGAAGCAGAAAATATGAGCGAGACCAAAAACCAGTTCGCCGTCCTGAAATTACTTAATATCCACCAGCTCTACATCAAAGCGCAATACCGTATTGGGCGCAATAGGGCCAACACCGTAGGCGCCGTAAGCCAGGCCGGAGGGGATAAGCAGGGTAGCCTTGGCGCCCTTATTGAGGAGGGCAATGCCTTCATCCCACCCCCGAATTACTTCACCCTGACCAATCTTGAAGCTGAAGGGCGCGTTGTTGCGATTAGTTGTAGAGTCAAACACCTTTCCATCGAGGGTAGTGCCTGTGTAAAGCACTGAAACGGTTTGACCTTTGGTTGGTAGTGCACCTGTGCCAGGTGTAGTCATAACCACATACAAACCCGAGGCTTGGCGTTGAGCCGTTAGGTTGTTGGCGGCGATGTAAGACTTTAAAATCTCTTCGTCGCGCGCGGAGTAGTCAGTAGTGTCTAGGGCCGGATCGTTGCTCTTCATGCAGGAAGACAGCATGGGAGCCGTTAGCGAGAAGAACAAGACCAGCAGCAAAGCAGGCCGAAAAGCAGAAAACAATAGGTGCTTGCGCATGGTGAAAAAGGCTGTCAAAGTGGAGATACAAAAACCCCCGGCCCGGTTGCACCGGACCGGGGGTATTGTCAAAACCGATCCGTGGGTTACCGGCCTTGCTGCTGCTGCTGCATTTGCTGCATCTGCTCAATCTGGCGCTGGATGTCTGCCTGGCTGGGCTGACCTGCCGCCTGAGCCGGGGCATTTTTTACGTCTACCAGCTCCACATCGAAACGCAGAACGGCATCGGCCGGAATGTTGGCACCCGCGCCGCGCTGCCCGTAGGCCAACGACGAAGGAATAAGAATGGTCGCTTTCGAGCCCTTGTTTAAGAGGGGAATTGCGCGGTCCCAGCCCGGAATCACCTGGCCTACGCCAATGGGGAATTCAATTGGGCGGCCACCGTTGCCTTTGGCTGAAGAGTCAAACTCTTTACCATCTAGCAAGGTGCCTTTGTACTGCACCGATACAATCTGGCCAGCCTTAGGCTTAGCGCCCGTGCCTGGCTGCGTTACTACGTAGTATACGCCTGAAGTGTCTTTCTGGGCCTTCAGGTTATTCTTCTTGATGTAGTCCTGCAGCAATACATCGTCTTTCTTGAGCTGCTGCTTGGCGTACATCTGCATTTTCTGCTGCTGCTCTACCTGCATTTTCTGCACGTCGGCCATAGCCTCATCGCGAGTCTGGATCTTATCCACTTTCACGAACATGGTCATGGTCTTACCGGCCTTCTTCATGAAAGGCGGCACCGGCTGGCGGAACGACTTAGCGAAGATGGTATCAACGTTGAAGCGGAACACGGCGGAGTCGCCGGGCTGCAACAGGGAAATTGCTTCCTCCAGGCCACCCTTTTGGGCTTTCCGTACGGAGTCAAGCGGTACGCGTACTGGAAAACCCATCTGCTGCTTGCGCGAGTTGAACAGCACCGAGTCTTTGCCGGTGCGGTACTCCACGTGCAGGGCCATGATCTTGCCAATCCGGTCTTTATAGGTAGCATCACCTTCCGCATTGATGTCGCGGGAGTCGTATTTGCCACCTTCGTTTTTGAATACTTTGTACTCGATGCCCGACTTGGTTTTGGCGAAGTCGCCACCGCCCTTGTTGCAGGAAGCGAGGCCCAGAACACCGGCAGCAAGGGCCAGGCTCAGAAAGTTGCGTTGGAAGAGCATGAAAGGGGTTAGGGGGTTAGACAAACTATGCGGCCAAGTTACGCCGAATTATGCCGTTGGCGGTACCACCGCCAATGGAGCTGTAACCAGATCAGTCTGGTATTGCGGCAAGAGGCCCAAAAAGCGCTCTACCGTATTATTTAGGGGAGTATGGCTGATGCCGCCCGCCGCGTTATGATGGCCACCACCATCAAAGTGACGGCGCGAAAACTCACTCACGGAGAAGTCGCCGACGGAGCGGAAAGAGATTTTGATGGCCTGGCCGCGGTCAATGAATACGGCCGCAAATACAATACCCTCAATGCTAAGGGCAAAGTTCACTAACCCTTCGGTATCGCCGGTTTTAGAGTGGTACTGACGCAGCTCATCGGCCGTAATAGCAATGTAGGCAGTATTGTACTCACGCAGTACCACTAGCTTATCCTTCAGCACGAAGCCCAGGAAGCGCAACCGCTCCTCAGAGTGGGAGTCATAGATGCGGCGGTGTACGTCAGATAGGTTAATGCCGGCGTTGAGCAGCTCGGCAATAATGAGGTGCACATTGCGCGAGGTGCTGGGGTGGCGGAACGAGCCCGTATCCGTCATGATACCCGCGTACAGGCATTCGCCAATACCGGTGTCAATGAGGTCCTGGTCGCCCAGGTCCCGGATTACCTCAAATACCAGCTCGGCCGTGGCTGCTGCTTTGGAGTTGGAATAATCAAGGTCGGCAAAGGCCTCAGGCTCTTGGTGGTGGTCGATGAGCACTTTGGTACCAGGTGCCTGCCGGACGTACTCGCCCAGCTCGCTGATGCGGCCCAGGCAGGAGAAGTCAAGACAAAAAAGCACTTCGGCCGTGCCAATGATTTCACGCACCTGCGCATCGTTTCGGCGCGGTTCGTACACCACTACGTCGTCGTTGCCGGGCATCCAGGCCAGAAAGCTCGGATAATCAGAGGGCGTGACAACCGTAACGGAGTGACCTTTCTTGCGAAGGTAGCCCGCCAGGCCGAGGGAGGAGCCCAGCGCGTCGGCGTCGGGCTTGTGGTGTGTGGTGATGAAAATCTGCCGGGGCTGCGCTAGCAGCTCCTTCAGTTCAGATATTGTGGACATTGCCTACGGGGTAGGTGACTGAAATTCGGTCGGTTAGGCCGCGTACAAAGACGGCAAAAGTCGGAAATAATCTGGGTATCAACAAAACCAGCCTCAGATTGGTGCATTTAGCTGGCCGTTAACTCCGAAGCTGCCTGGCCCAGGAGGGCCAGCAGTACCTTCTGCACAAAATGCAGAAGCAGTAGCGCCGCCATAAGGTTCAATAATCAGGAGTGGTTCGCAAGCGGCTTGCCTGAGGGGAAGTGGGCCAGACCCCGGCGAAATCTATCTGAGCTTCATCACACCAAATAAAACGGCTACTTTTGCGGCCGCAAACTTTACGTTCTGCAACCTCACCCGATTTACTTTCAACCCCAAACTTTAGCCCTTTCATATGGCCACCAACCGCACGTTCACGATGATTAAGCCCGACGCTACCCAGGAAAACCACATTGGTGGTATCCTGAGCATGATCGAAGAGGGTGGTTTCCGCATCGTATCGCTGAAAAAAGTACGTCTGACTCCTGAGCGTGCTGGCAAATTCTACGAGGTACACGCTGAGCGCCCCTTCTACGGCGACCTAGTGAAGTACATGTCTTCGGGCCCCATTGTAGCGGCTATTCTGGAGAAGGACAACGCCGTTGCTGACTTCCGCACCCTGATTGGCGCTACCAACCCAGCTCAAGCTGCTGAAGGCACCATCCGTAAGAAATACGCCAAAAGCATTGAGGCTAACGCCGTACACGGTTCTGACTCTGATGAAAATGCTCAGATTGAAGGAGATTTCTTCTTCTCAGCCGACGAGCAGTTCTAATCGAAATAGCTGGTTATATTGCGCAAAAAGCCGCCCTGCATGTAGCAGGGCGGCTTTTTGTTTATACTGATTTTGTGCCAGGTTTATACCTGTTTTATACTAAACAGCCTAGCCATGTGTATCGCAGCCGATGTATGTAGGCTTTTTGCTTATGGCAAATTTTGGCTCTTTGCGGTTGTAAATAGCAGCTAAGGCATTGGTGCACGCAGCAGCCCTGTCAAGCTGGGATGAGCTTGCGCGGCAGCACGCCAAAGTTATTATGGAACCAAGCTACCGGACCGGCAGAAAATAGCTGGAAGTCTGGAAGTATCAACCTAGCCGGTCCAGACGAGGGGGCGGGGCGAGAGAGTAGCGGGTTATGTTGAGGTCATACTTCCTCGAAGAAAAGGAGAAAAACGGCTGCGCCGCCCGCCCCACCATCTTGGCGGAGTGGGCGGCGCAGGTAGGCTCGCTGAGTAGAAAGGCGGATTACGCTTGCTCTACCGACAAGAGCTGCTCCGATGGCTCGGCGTCTGCTAGCTCTTGTGGGTTGTGCTTGTGTTTGAAGAGGATAATAAACAGCACCGCAATAACCAGAGCATAAGCCGCAAACGTCAGCCAGATGCTGTGCCAGTCTTTGGTTACACCATCGGCGGCGGTGAAGTAATTCTGGATTACTAGGCCACTCACGGAGCTGCCTAGCACTGCACCAAAGCCGTTGGTCATCATCATGAACAAGCCCTGCGCGCTGGCCCGAATAGAGGCCGACGTCTGGGTTTCGACAAACAGAGAGCCCGAGATGTTAAAGAAGTCAAAGGCCATGCCGTACACGATGCAGGACAGGATAATCATCCAGAGGCCCGTGCCTGGGTCACCGAAGGCGAACAGACCGAAGCGCAGCACCCAGGCAATCATGCTGAAGAACATCACTTGCTTGATGCCAAAGCGGCGCAGGAAAAACGGAATAGCCAAGATAAAGAGCGTTTCCGAAATTTGCGAGATAGACATGATAATGGCCGGATATCGCACGGCCAGCGTGTTCTGGTAAGCCGGCACTTTGTCGAAGTCGTGCAGGAAAGTGTCGCCGTAGGCATTGGTGAGCTGCAGGGCAGCTCCTAGCAGCAACGCAAACAGGAAGAAGGTAAGCATCTTGGTGTCGCGCAACAGCGCAAACGACTTCAGGCCCAGCGCATCAATCAACGAGCGACTGGGGGTATCCTTGGAGGGCGGTGGACACTTGGGTAGGGTAAACGAGTATAGGCCTAGCAGAATGGCTGCGCCGGCCGCCACATAAAATTGGTTGGCCGATTTCTCAAAGCCCAGGAGGCTCACCGTCCACATGGCTACAATGAAGCCAATGGTACCCCACACCCGGATAGGTGGGTAATCTTTCACTACATCGGCGCCTTCCCGCTTCAGTACTGAGTAGGATACGGCAATGGAAAGCGCCAGCGTGGGCATATAGAAAATCATGTTCAGGAGTATCACCCAAAAGAACATGCTAGGATCGGCCACCATCGGGATGGTAAAGAGAACCACACCACCCAGAATATGTAGTATCCCGTAGAGCTTTTCGGCATTTACCCACTTATCGGCCACAATACCCATGAGGGAGGGCATAAAGATGGAAGCAATACCCATGGTGGAGAAGATAGCTCCAAACTGAGCCCCCGACCACTGCTTGGTCTGAAACCAGTACGCGCCGATGGTTATCAGCCACGAGCCCCAGATAAAAAACTGTAAAAAGCTCAGAATAATGAGACGCAGCTTCGTACTCATGTACATGCGGATGGAAAAGTGGGGGGACAGAATTTAGAACCTAAAGATACAAGAAATCTTTCCCGCCTAAGTGCGTAGGCCAGTGGGTGCCGGCCCGGAGTGGCCTAGCCATATGGCCAAGTTTTTAAGCGAAGACCTAGACAAACAAAAAGCCCTTCTGCACTAGGCAAAAGGGCTTTTCAAAAGAATTGAAGGAGCTAACGACTAGCTGGCTTCAGCGAAGCGGCGGTTTACTTCTTCCCAGTTGATGGCGTTATAGAAGGCCGCAATGTAGTCGGGGCGGCGGTTCTGATACTTGAGGTAGTAGGCGTGCTCCCACACATCGAGGCCTAGTACGGGCGTGCCTTTGCAGCCGGTGTCGGGCATGAGGGGGTTGTCCTGGTTAGGCGTAGAGCAGATTTGCACCGAGCCATCGGCCTGCTTGCAGAGCCATGCCCAACCCGAGCCGAAGCGGGTAGTAGCCGCCTTAGTGAATTCTTCCTTGAACTTCTCGTAGCTGCCGAAAGCCTTCGTGATGGCTTCGCCAATGGCGCCCGTGGGCTCACCGCCACCGTTGGGACCCAGGATGGTCCAGAACAGGGAGTGGTTCCAGTGGCCACCACCGTTGTTGCGCACCGCAGCCGGAGCGGCCGCAATGTTGTGCATCAGCTCCTCCAGTGACTTACCTTCCAGCTCAGTGCCGGCAATGGCATTGTTGAGGTTAGTTACGTAGGCCTGGTGGT from Hymenobacter taeanensis encodes:
- a CDS encoding thymidine kinase → MFIEPRVGTGPGVARRGWIEVVCGSMFSGKTEELIRRLNRAKIARQRVEIFKPALDTRYHVEDVVSHNANSIRSTPVPIAQEMLLLAGGCDVVGIDEAQFFDESLVEVCVQLANQGTRVIVAGLDMDFLGKPFGPMPALMAVAEFVTKVHAICVCCGEIASYSFRVAASEDKILLGETDAYEARCRYCFQEGMKEKTTEPVAKAAVR
- a CDS encoding two-component regulator propeller domain-containing protein; amino-acid sequence: MILLVRLHRVVISLVFLLITVTAALGQATAGFGDWQLHLPINRAKALADVGNRVYVATEDAFFYFDKELTTTRLLSRRDGLHDVGVSTLAYDSVTQQVVVAYRSGNLDLLRLSDGAILNLNDIARKELPGAKTINQISINNKTAYLACSFGIVAVDLVKLEIRDSYTNIGPGGTVVEVYSTAAANGVLVAATSAGVLRARLTDNLLDYRVWVTDFAPRAGSPFRTLGTHNGVVYLGINGDQLYGYNPSQPAQGWRPVAGVTAVEFRQLASSRAGLLVTDNQKVVVLNPATGVVTTTLRPALLQNPRAALRAKDGRYYLADFANGLLRVSADGQQAEQFITNAPASTKSYSVLADARTNTVDIFSGAYGDRYLQERSQLGFYEYTQGQWTNISSATLTGAQYPNLLDPVRGTRTPDGTLYVASYGNGLLEWKGPGNFRLFNPTAGLPNPLRSTIADPSYTRVTDVATAPDGKVWVVNRHQLVGLSGLFVFDPAVSTWATVPYFSGSENLERIAFDDVGGVWLSRARAPTGTTLGIVAYNLETRTTRSFLESDGLPSGEIYDVVKDRRGDIWVATIKGPAVFNDPISAFDPSSGLVFQTPFVRRGEGTGFAALRDEAVRAIAVDGGNRKWFATDRGLWLFNEDATEALEHFTTANSPLPSDRVVDVEVNDKTGEVFVATDAGVVAYRGSATVTEGKPSCAKVSPNPVRTNLTGQVGISGLANNAQVKITDVTGKLVYQTRASGGTLVWNLTDYNGRKVQSGVYLVLSSDADGKNGCISKVAVVEK
- the recO gene encoding DNA repair protein RecO — translated: MLIKTRGIVLNFIRYRETSIIARIYTERLGLQSYLVNGVRKAKPPGRIALFQPFTMLDLVAYTSRQGGITRLSEYRCAEPFRTLPYDVRKSSIALFLSEVVSRVLLEEEENEPLFSFLHDSILAFDRQEEGFENFALVFLLQLSQYLGFGPETGEQITSQVAFGAEVPGSITGHGPTVLHFQEFEQYFDALLRAPATAEIPNGRVRRELLGVLIRYYQLHVERLGDVRSLSVLSEVLAEL
- a CDS encoding FKBP-type peptidyl-prolyl cis-trans isomerase, producing the protein MRTAWPALLGLAALMSFQGDPNSFNRLRSGVEYRIYHRENGKYVRRAAQAPTGDPTYASRIGQIISLHMEFRTGKDSVLMSSRQQPGGQPARVPLDTVRRAQLGGIEEAVALLQPGDSAVFRFNADTVFAKSFRQPVPPFIRKAGNTLVVLAKVDKIQTQEAAMQEAQEMMRQAQEKQKQQAAELLIKEDARIQAYLKQNKLKGVKAPGGVYYVITKPSTGAKPQPGQTVAVLYKGMLLDGKVFDSSERNGNQPIEFPLGQGRVIPGWDQGIALLNKGSKAVLLIPSSLAYGPRGAGGDIPPNAILRFDVELVNVK
- a CDS encoding FKBP-type peptidyl-prolyl cis-trans isomerase, with product MAYLPRHWYLRLTLLLGAAAAVSPVLGQQSLPTTPAQAPTDSLLARATQTQSGLRYTVRQPGTGPTARAGDKVTVHYTGFLPDGHVFDASVKQGGPLKIRVGRGEVIKGWDEALQLLPEGSRARIWVPARLAYAAKGVRDPDDDRRYLIPPQTDLVFEVEILKVK
- a CDS encoding FKBP-type peptidyl-prolyl cis-trans isomerase, translating into MRNVFSLTRSTLLLRLAALLLVAAPVLSACDSKGSIAKQTEKLLEQQKAADEASIQAYLTRHNITGSSYTRTSTGLYLINVKEGPASNALIKAGQKVTTVYVGKFIGEANDGVEFDNSSNNRTACGCLNFTAGANSVIQGWEEAVLLMRKGDRKLLLVPSNLAYGSAGSGTSIPPNTPLLFDLEITDVK
- a CDS encoding FKBP-type peptidyl-prolyl cis-trans isomerase, translating into MRKHLLFSAFRPALLLVLFFSLTAPMLSSCMKSNDPALDTTDYSARDEEILKSYIAANNLTAQRQASGLYVVMTTPGTGALPTKGQTVSVLYTGTTLDGKVFDSTTNRNNAPFSFKIGQGEVIRGWDEGIALLNKGAKATLLIPSGLAYGAYGVGPIAPNTVLRFDVELVDIK
- a CDS encoding FKBP-type peptidyl-prolyl cis-trans isomerase; this translates as MLFQRNFLSLALAAGVLGLASCNKGGGDFAKTKSGIEYKVFKNEGGKYDSRDINAEGDATYKDRIGKIMALHVEYRTGKDSVLFNSRKQQMGFPVRVPLDSVRKAQKGGLEEAISLLQPGDSAVFRFNVDTIFAKSFRQPVPPFMKKAGKTMTMFVKVDKIQTRDEAMADVQKMQVEQQQKMQMYAKQQLKKDDVLLQDYIKKNNLKAQKDTSGVYYVVTQPGTGAKPKAGQIVSVQYKGTLLDGKEFDSSAKGNGGRPIEFPIGVGQVIPGWDRAIPLLNKGSKATILIPSSLAYGQRGAGANIPADAVLRFDVELVDVKNAPAQAAGQPSQADIQRQIEQMQQMQQQQQGR
- a CDS encoding DHH family phosphoesterase, which codes for MSTISELKELLAQPRQIFITTHHKPDADALGSSLGLAGYLRKKGHSVTVVTPSDYPSFLAWMPGNDDVVVYEPRRNDAQVREIIGTAEVLFCLDFSCLGRISELGEYVRQAPGTKVLIDHHQEPEAFADLDYSNSKAAATAELVFEVIRDLGDQDLIDTGIGECLYAGIMTDTGSFRHPSTSRNVHLIIAELLNAGINLSDVHRRIYDSHSEERLRFLGFVLKDKLVVLREYNTAYIAITADELRQYHSKTGDTEGLVNFALSIEGIVFAAVFIDRGQAIKISFRSVGDFSVSEFSRRHFDGGGHHNAAGGISHTPLNNTVERFLGLLPQYQTDLVTAPLAVVPPTA
- a CDS encoding nucleoside-diphosphate kinase, with the protein product MATNRTFTMIKPDATQENHIGGILSMIEEGGFRIVSLKKVRLTPERAGKFYEVHAERPFYGDLVKYMSSGPIVAAILEKDNAVADFRTLIGATNPAQAAEGTIRKKYAKSIEANAVHGSDSDENAQIEGDFFFSADEQF